Below is a window of Leishmania panamensis strain MHOM/PA/94/PSC-1 chromosome 30 sequence DNA.
gtgtgctccttctccttgttGTGAGTTCAATACTAAGACACGAAAATTGTCGAaaccaaaagagaaaaatcGGCACATGACAAAGAGCGACATTTGCCTTTGCGGCTCCTGTTTGAGTTCCCGACTGCGTTGGTCTTTCGCGGCCACTGCCAGCGATGCAGTCTCATTACCTCTGGCGTGGCGGCACTCTACCCCTGAAATGGATCTCTCTGTCGTGTGCTTGTTTCCCTCACCATCATCCTCGCTTTTCGAACAACTCGATTTCGCCACTGTTGCTATTTCATCACACGCGCTCTTCTTTCTACCGGGCCGGCCACGCTACGCCCTTcagctgttttttttttctccactcacctccccctccctctttcacaCAGctgacacccacacagaaaTACGCACGCAGCGACAACGTGTCGAGGGTACCGAGAGAGTTCGCGCTGTTCGCTTTTGTGTATGTTCGCATGACCGATTCGTTCGCTCCGCTACGCATCCGCCTGTTCAGTTGTCCTTTGAAGCGAGAATACACATCTTTTCTATCAACAGACGGTGTGTATACCATAGCCATCttgctcccttcctctctccgaTGCTCTTGTCAGTTTACCCTCAGACCCTCGCGCCCTTCCCCACACATCTGCTTTTCACCCTTTACTGGAGCGTTTAGTGCTTGTCCGTGtgctttttccctttcgtctTTCCTTTGCGCTCTTTCTTGTGTCGATTCAGCCCGCCCGTTTCCGTTCAACGCCCCCCCACTTTTGACGCACTTCTGCCTgtgccggcgctgccacccacACGACCACGGCGATTTCTCCTcccgttcttctctctcttctgtgttGATCTCATCTGCGTCCTTTCGAGTGTCACTGGATCCTTAACCAAACGCCCCCCTTTCTGTGACGCCCCACCGTTGTGTGTTGTGCTGATTTCTCCTCATCTTCGCTTCCCGTTTTGGATCCGCTTCTCCATTGTAGCGCTGGCTATTTGCTTTTTTCGGTTTTAGATTTCTTTCTGCGTCCCAGCCGGGCctctttgctcctctctcacgACAAGCATAGTACCAAACAACGTccccgcagacacgcacgcagccgTGGGCGCACGGAAATGGGGAAGTCAAAGAAGCACGGTAAACCAGCAAAAGGTGTATTGAAGAGGGGAAACAAGAATGACAAGTGCAAGCGCAAGGCTAAGTTCATAGATCCTGCAAGCAGCGTAAGTCGCGATGTGCGTGAAAGCGTGGAGGCCCTCGTTGAGGAAATCGAGCGCGAGGAGCTGGTGGTGGAGCCGCAGCCCCTTAtcaaggcaaagaagaagcgacAGGAGCTGGCCGAAAAGGAGAGCGTCCTCTTCAAAAGCGGCATGACAAAggagcaggcgcacacgATCACCAACAAactccagcagcagggcaCAACGCACCGTAGCGAGGGCGAGGGCGACGAAGAgagcaacgacggcgacggcggtggcactgaGGAAGACTACAGTGACACGGCAAACGAGCCCTCTCGTGAGTACCGCAAGGGCGGCTACCACCACGTAGTCATTGGTGAAGTCTACAACGACCGCTACCGCGTCGTCAAGAAGCTAGGCTGGGGCTACTTCTCTACGGTGTGGCTGGTGTGGGACTACCTCAAGGAGCGTTACCAGGCAATGAAGATTCAGAAATCGGCGGCAAGCTACAGCGAGGCCGCCTACGATGAGATCAAACTGCTCACGGAGATTATGGAAGCAGACCCGCACAAGACTCGTTGTTGTGCTCGCTTGAACGACTACTTCAAGCACACGGGGCCGAACGGGACGCACGTTTGCATGCTCTTTGACGTGTACGGCGAGAACTTGCTCTCCCTGATGGAGCGCTACGAGTACCGAGGTATTCCTCTACCCATTGTCAAGTGCATTGCGCGGCAGGTGCTCATTGGGCTTGACCACATCAACTCTATTGACATCATCCACACAGACCTGAAGCCAGAGAATGTACTCTTATCCACCCCGAAGCACTCTATAATATCGCTGATGAAGCACtttcaccctcctcccctgcaTCAGCGCCCAAAGCTTACGGAGCGCGACCCCAAGACCATGACAAAGTCACAGCGAAGGCGCTACTACAAGAAGCTGGCAAAGGAGGAGCGAAAGACGCCGCTGTGCGAGAAGGATGGCGAGCATACATCTAGAGGCGACGAGCGCGGCACGAACGAGAACGGGGATACGGATTCAGAGTTGAGCAAGACGGATCCGGAGTGGGAGGTCGAGCGTTTTCACCACGTCATCCTCGCCGACTTTGGTAATAGCTGCTGGACATACAGACAATTCACAGACGAGGTGCAGACGCGGCAGTATCGCTGCCCGGAGGTCATTCTAGGCGAGTCGTACTCTACTTCAATCGACATTTGGTCTTGCGCCTGCATGATTTTCGAGCTCATCACGGGTCAGTTCCTTTTCGACCCAAAGAAGGGCGATGACTACTCGCGCGATGAGGATCACCTGGCTCTGATGAGCGAGCTTCTCGGTGATCTGCCGGAGAGCATGCGACTGGGCGACGGCAAGTACCGCAGCCACTACTACAACTCTAAAGGAGTCTTGCGCAACATTAAAGATCTGCAGTACTGGATCCTAGAGGACGTACTGCATCAGCGGCACAAGTtcacgaaaaaaaaggcaaaggagatCGCCGACTTCCTGCTACCCATGCTCAAGTACTCCCCCGACACCCgcgccacccccgccgcGATGCTGCGCGATCACGACGCCTTCTTTGATATCCAGGAGGATGACTACGCACCGCTGTGCTTTGTTGATGAGGGGGGTGACGACGAAGAAGGCTCTGCTTCggacgacgaagaggaaaCTGACAGTGATAGCTCTTTGGATTCCTACTCGTCCTCCTATTCCAGCGAACGGAAAGCGAATCGCTCCCGGCAGCTGAACAACGGTGCCGACCGCTCTGAGGCCTTCCGGTACTGGGAGGAGCATCCGATTCTGAACCGCACCTACCTAGAGGAACGAGGGTTGACCATTGCTGACGTTCAGTCAGTTCTCGCCGGGAACTTCTTAGACGACGCCGCAACCCATAAGGCTGCCGCGGAGGTGATTCGTCTGCTCTCAGAGGAGGCGGACCGTCTCTCGAGCGAccgtggcagcgctggagaTGAGGCGGATaatgaggacgaggacgacagcagcgatgatgacAAGGAATCCACGCAGGACTCTGAGAAGCCGGTTGAGGTGGCTGTGGATGGCGTGGCTTGTAGCAACCATGGCGTTGAAGAAGGTAAGGCGGACTCTACAGATAAAGAAGATGAAGAGAGTGACGACGGCACTGACTAGAAGGTAAGGTTATTTCTAAGATGGACACAAAGCAGCAAACAGGAAACGCGAAACTGCACTCGCGGCGCAGAGAGGCGCAGATGCAAGTGTGCGCATGCTTTCAGCAAAGAACGAAGACGCCTTTGACGCATCTTCGCTACTGAGCTTTGTTGCCTTCCTTCCCGTTGTCGCAACAGCCCGCTGGCTTCGAGGGGATCCTGC
It encodes the following:
- a CDS encoding serine/threonine-protein kinase, putative (TriTrypDB/GeneDB-style sysID: LpmP.30.3540), which gives rise to MGKSKKHGKPAKGVLKRGNKNDKCKRKAKFIDPASSVSRDVRESVEALVEEIEREELVVEPQPLIKAKKKRQELAEKESVLFKSGMTKEQAHTITNKLQQQGTTHRSEGEGDEESNDGDGGGTEEDYSDTANEPSREYRKGGYHHVVIGEVYNDRYRVVKKLGWGYFSTVWLVWDYLKERYQAMKIQKSAASYSEAAYDEIKLLTEIMEADPHKTRCCARLNDYFKHTGPNGTHVCMLFDVYGENLLSLMERYEYRGIPLPIVKCIARQVLIGLDHINSIDIIHTDLKPENVLLSTPKHSIISLMKHFHPPPLHQRPKLTERDPKTMTKSQRRRYYKKLAKEERKTPLCEKDGEHTSRGDERGTNENGDTDSELSKTDPEWEVERFHHVILADFGNSCWTYRQFTDEVQTRQYRCPEVILGESYSTSIDIWSCACMIFELITGQFLFDPKKGDDYSRDEDHLALMSELLGDLPESMRLGDGKYRSHYYNSKGVLRNIKDLQYWILEDVLHQRHKFTKKKAKEIADFLLPMLKYSPDTRATPAAMLRDHDAFFDIQEDDYAPLCFVDEGGDDEEGSASDDEEETDSDSSLDSYSSSYSSERKANRSRQLNNGADRSEAFRYWEEHPILNRTYLEERGLTIADVQSVLAGNFLDDAATHKAAAEVIRLLSEEADRLSSDRGSAGDEADNEDEDDSSDDDKESTQDSEKPVEVAVDGVACSNHGVEEGKADSTDKEDEESDDGTD